From Brachionichthys hirsutus isolate HB-005 chromosome 2, CSIRO-AGI_Bhir_v1, whole genome shotgun sequence, one genomic window encodes:
- the bhlhe23 gene encoding class E basic helix-loop-helix protein 23: MNASEENLLKSISNDALLDLTQRYGQSAFGFGPGHGPGSPGRFPLTPAADFMSGQTTKSNESGGEHTSDDEDGFDSLESRKRGSTFGDDKPGGPLAKKSKEQRSLRLSINARERRRMHDLNDALDGLRSVIPYAHSPSVRKLSKIATLLLAKNYILMQAQALEEMRRLVAYLNQGQTISSPIPPALAPFGQAAAVYPFSGSALATCAEKCTNYSAAPSSLFKHCNDKP; encoded by the coding sequence ATGAATGCCAGCGAGGAGAACCTGCTCAAGTCCATCAGCAACGACGCGCTTCTCGACCTGACGCAGCGCTACGGCCAGTCAGCCTTCGGATTTGGCCCCGGCCATGGTCCTGGGAGTCCAGGCCGGTTCCCCCTCACGCCGGCCGCAGACTTCATGTCCGGGCAGACGACAAAGTCGAACGAGAGTGGCGGGGAGCACACGAGCGACGACGAGGATGGCTTCGACTCGCTCGAGTCGCGGAAGAGGGGCTCAACATTCGGGGACGACAAGCCCGGGGGGCCCCTGGCCAAAAAGTCCAAGGAGCAGCGCTCCCTGCGGCTCAGCATCAACGCccgggagaggaggaggatgcacgACCTGAACGACGCGCTGGACGGGCTGCGCTCTGTTATCCCTTACGCACACAGCCCCTCGGTGAGAAAACTCTCCAAAATAGCCACGCTCCTCCTGGCCAAGAACTACATCCTCATGCAGGCGCAGGCTCTGGAGGAGATGAGGCGGCTGGTGGCGTATCTGAACCAGGGACAGACAATAAGTTCGCCGATCCCCCCCGCGCTGGCGCCCTTCGGACAAGCCGCAGCCGTCTACCCGTTCTCGGGCTCAGCACTCGCCACCTGCGCCGAAAAGTGCACGAATTATTCCGCTGCGCCGTCGAGTCTCTTCAAACACTGCAACGACAAGCCTTGA